A window of the Lagenorhynchus albirostris chromosome 1, mLagAlb1.1, whole genome shotgun sequence genome harbors these coding sequences:
- the INAFM2 gene encoding putative transmembrane protein INAFM2 — protein sequence MKERDAAPAERGKPATYTGDKKAKMAAKTNKKWVRLATVFAYVLSVSLAAIVLAVYYSLIWQPVGAGTSGGAAGPPPGGSNATGPSGTSGAAAAAGPNTTGSSRREAPRDAPPLQAARPVSPEPSADRPLAGPLEQPQGAEEDEKEAAAAPGSR from the coding sequence ATGAAGGAGCGCGACGCGGCCCCGGCCGAGCGGGGCAAGCCGGCCACCTACACCGGGGACAAGAAGGCGAAGATGGCGGCCAAGACCAACAAGAAGTGGGTTCGACTCGCCACCGTGTTCGCTTACGTGCTCTCGGTGTCGCTGGCCGCCATCGTGCTCGCCGTCTACTACAGCCTCATCTGGCAGCCGGTGGGCGCCGGGACCTCGGGAGGAGCCGCCGGCCCGCCCCCCGGCGGCTCCAACGCCACCGGCCCGTCCGGGACTTCAggggcggcggctgcggcggggCCCAACACCACGGGGTCGTCCCGCCGCGAGGCGCCGCGCGACGCGCCCCCGCTGCAGGCGGCGCGGCCCGTGTCTCCTGAGCCTTCTGCCGACAGACCCCTGGCCGGGCCGCTGGAGCAGCCGCAGGGGGCCGAGGAGGACGAGAAGGAAGCGGCGGCGGCGCCCGGGAGTCGTTGA